The following proteins are encoded in a genomic region of Devosia lucknowensis:
- the acpS gene encoding holo-ACP synthase, giving the protein MIIGLGSDLIQIHRVQQTLDRHGDRFTQRCFTEIERRKSDRRAQRAASYAKRFAAKEACSKALGTGISWGVYWRDMGVVNLPSGKPTMQLTNGAAKALARLVPDGHEPHIHLTITDDAGLAQAFVIIEALPIK; this is encoded by the coding sequence ATGATCATCGGCCTCGGCTCCGACCTCATCCAGATCCACCGCGTCCAGCAGACGCTGGACCGCCACGGCGATCGCTTCACCCAGCGCTGCTTCACCGAGATTGAACGGCGCAAGTCCGATCGCCGCGCTCAGCGCGCCGCTTCCTACGCCAAGCGCTTCGCCGCCAAGGAAGCGTGTTCCAAGGCTCTGGGAACCGGCATTTCCTGGGGTGTCTACTGGCGCGACATGGGGGTCGTGAACCTGCCCTCGGGCAAGCCCACCATGCAGCTGACCAACGGTGCGGCAAAGGCTCTCGCCCGGCTTGTTCCCGATGGGCACGAGCCCCATATCCACTTGACCATCACCGACGATGCGGGGCTGGCCCAGGCCTTCGTCATCATCGAGGCCCTGCCGATCAAGTAA
- a CDS encoding alpha/beta hydrolase encodes MISIFQRRRLVPDAHPAFAGLQASPVTLSDGRTRAAVHLRGDFGPGRMPLVGLAGYHRNMSDFTAFADYFQRLGGGGWPLVLIDLPGRGRADDRPKSTLYSTLSDARDVADILAALGIGRAVILGQGHGGQVAMALGTRHPLIVRGVILLDAGPVTDSRGIVRLRNNLAHIHGLRGSKAVAGGFRRMLGGDYPGHGEAELDALALRSHWFDKRGRARALFDERLIEQIKDIGFDDVLTPQWPLYDALKAIPLMLLRTQLTDQVRRETFEEMVRRRPDAVAMTIAGQGSPALFDDPAEIEAIADFVFSVGKGRRRAA; translated from the coding sequence ATGATCTCCATATTTCAGCGCCGCCGCTTGGTTCCCGACGCCCATCCGGCCTTCGCCGGGCTGCAGGCGTCGCCCGTTACGCTGAGCGACGGGAGAACGCGGGCAGCCGTGCACTTGCGCGGCGACTTCGGACCTGGCCGAATGCCGCTCGTGGGCCTGGCGGGCTATCACCGCAACATGAGCGATTTCACTGCCTTTGCCGATTATTTTCAACGGCTTGGGGGCGGCGGCTGGCCGCTGGTACTGATCGACCTGCCGGGTCGGGGACGGGCCGACGACCGACCGAAAAGCACTCTCTACAGCACGCTTTCGGATGCCCGGGACGTGGCGGATATCCTTGCCGCTCTCGGGATCGGGCGGGCGGTTATCCTCGGCCAGGGGCATGGCGGTCAGGTCGCCATGGCGCTCGGCACACGGCACCCGCTGATCGTGCGCGGGGTCATCCTGCTCGATGCCGGTCCGGTGACGGATTCGCGGGGGATCGTGCGCCTGCGCAACAACCTGGCCCATATCCATGGCCTGCGCGGCAGCAAGGCCGTCGCCGGAGGGTTTCGGCGCATGCTCGGTGGGGACTATCCGGGGCATGGAGAGGCAGAACTCGATGCCCTGGCGCTGCGTAGCCATTGGTTCGACAAGCGTGGACGGGCGCGCGCGCTTTTCGACGAGCGTCTCATCGAGCAGATCAAGGACATCGGCTTTGACGATGTGCTGACCCCGCAATGGCCGCTCTACGACGCGCTCAAGGCCATCCCGCTCATGCTGCTGCGCACGCAACTGACCGACCAGGTGCGCCGGGAAACATTCGAGGAAATGGTGCGACGGCGGCCCGATGCGGTCGCCATGACCATTGCCGGACAGGGTTCTCCGGCGCTGTTCGACGATCCGGCCGAAATCGAGGCCATAGCGGACTTCGTCTTCAGCGTTGGAAAAGGTCGTCGCCGCGCCGCGTAG
- the smpB gene encoding SsrA-binding protein SmpB, giving the protein MAANKNDKNKSGWISHGQVAENRRARFDYEIGDTIEAGIVLTGTEVKSLRLGKAQIAESYASPERGELWLINSHIPEYLQANRFNHEEKRPRKLLVSKKQLARLDQEVARAGNTIVPLKLFFNDQGKAKLLIGVGKGKKNYDKRATARDRDWNRDKARIMKEGGRG; this is encoded by the coding sequence ATGGCCGCCAACAAGAACGACAAGAACAAGAGTGGGTGGATCAGCCACGGACAGGTGGCCGAAAACCGTCGCGCGCGTTTTGATTATGAGATCGGCGACACGATCGAGGCCGGCATTGTCCTCACCGGCACGGAAGTCAAATCCCTGCGCCTAGGCAAGGCCCAGATCGCCGAATCCTACGCTTCGCCCGAGCGCGGCGAACTCTGGCTGATCAATTCCCATATCCCGGAATATCTGCAGGCCAACCGGTTCAACCACGAAGAAAAGCGTCCGCGAAAACTTCTTGTCAGCAAGAAGCAGCTGGCCAGGCTTGATCAGGAAGTCGCGCGCGCCGGCAACACCATCGTTCCGCTCAAGCTCTTCTTCAACGATCAGGGCAAGGCCAAGCTGCTGATCGGCGTCGGCAAGGGCAAGAAGAACTACGACAAGCGCGCTACTGCCCGCGATCGCGACTGGAACCGCGACAAGGCCCGCATCATGAAGGAAGGCGGGCGGGGCTGA
- the rpoZ gene encoding DNA-directed RNA polymerase subunit omega, giving the protein MARVTVEDCIEKVENRFDLVLMAAHRARMISSGGQITVPRDNDKNPVVALREIGDGTISPEDLHEDLIHSLQKYVEVDEPETSAAPMIESAGDDDAINFDTISEEELLRGIESLAPPERRDD; this is encoded by the coding sequence GTGGCACGCGTCACCGTTGAAGACTGCATCGAAAAGGTCGAGAATCGCTTCGATCTCGTCCTCATGGCCGCCCATCGCGCGCGCATGATTTCCTCCGGCGGCCAGATCACCGTTCCGCGCGACAACGACAAGAATCCCGTCGTTGCCCTGCGTGAAATCGGCGACGGCACCATTTCTCCTGAAGATCTGCACGAGGACCTGATCCATTCGCTGCAGAAGTATGTCGAGGTCGACGAGCCCGAAACCAGCGCCGCTCCGATGATCGAGAGCGCCGGTGACGATGACGCGATCAACTTCGACACCATCAGCGAAGAAGAACTGCTGCGCGGCATCGAAAGCCTCGCCCCGCCCGAAAGGCGCGATGACTGA
- a CDS encoding NYN domain-containing protein, translating into MAIDPREKIALFIDGANLYATSKAIGVDIDYRKLLTEFSSKAYLLRANYYTALVEDQEYSSIRPLIDWLDYNGYTVVTKPAKEFTDSMGRRKVKGNMDIELTVDALEQSPYYDHLVLFSGDGDFTALVAALQRKGKRVTVVSTLTTSTPMISDDLRRQADFFMDVAELAKTVGRPQVQRPVEA; encoded by the coding sequence ATGGCCATTGATCCGCGCGAGAAGATTGCTCTCTTCATCGACGGGGCGAACCTCTACGCCACCTCCAAGGCCATCGGCGTCGATATCGACTACCGCAAGCTCCTGACCGAATTCAGTTCGAAGGCTTATCTGCTGCGCGCCAACTACTACACGGCGCTCGTCGAGGATCAGGAATATTCCTCGATCCGTCCGCTGATCGATTGGCTCGACTATAACGGCTATACCGTGGTGACAAAGCCCGCCAAGGAATTCACCGACTCCATGGGCCGTCGCAAGGTGAAGGGCAACATGGACATCGAGCTCACCGTCGATGCGCTCGAACAGTCACCCTACTACGATCATTTGGTGCTGTTTTCTGGCGACGGCGATTTCACCGCGCTGGTGGCGGCGCTGCAGCGCAAGGGCAAGCGGGTGACGGTGGTGTCGACGCTGACCACCTCGACGCCGATGATTTCCGACGATCTCAGACGGCAGGCCGACTTTTTCATGGATGTGGCTGAACTGGCCAAAACGGTCGGCAGGCCCCAGGTGCAGCGGCCGGTCGAGGCTTGA
- the dapA gene encoding 4-hydroxy-tetrahydrodipicolinate synthase — protein MLRGSITALITPMRDGAVDEKAFASFVEWQISEGTHGLVPVGTTGESPTVSHEEHHRIVKLCIEVANGRVPVIAGAGSNATAEAVSLAQHAEKSGADAVLSVVPYYNKPNQEGLFQHFSAVAKSVGIPIVLYSVPGRTTVDLTVDTIVRLRDAHSNIIGVKDATGNLERASMQRSRLGKDFILLSGDDSTALGFNAHGGHGCISVTANVAPRLCSQMQELSLAGDFIAAREINDKLAYLHKDLFMEPNPSPAKYVANRLNLCANEMRLPLVPVSKPTADAMDFAMRHAGLI, from the coding sequence ATGCTGCGTGGTTCGATTACGGCTCTCATCACCCCCATGCGCGATGGGGCCGTGGATGAGAAAGCCTTCGCCAGCTTTGTCGAATGGCAGATATCGGAAGGCACGCATGGCCTCGTTCCCGTCGGCACCACTGGCGAAAGCCCCACCGTCAGCCACGAAGAACACCATCGCATCGTGAAGCTCTGCATCGAGGTCGCAAACGGTCGCGTCCCGGTGATCGCTGGGGCCGGCTCGAATGCCACCGCCGAGGCCGTTTCGCTGGCCCAGCATGCCGAAAAGTCCGGCGCCGATGCGGTCCTTTCGGTCGTCCCCTATTACAACAAGCCCAACCAGGAAGGCCTGTTTCAGCATTTCTCCGCGGTGGCGAAGTCTGTCGGCATCCCGATCGTGCTCTATTCCGTGCCCGGCCGCACCACGGTCGACCTAACCGTCGATACCATCGTCCGGCTGCGCGATGCCCATTCGAACATCATCGGCGTCAAGGATGCCACCGGTAACCTCGAGCGTGCCAGCATGCAGCGGTCCCGTCTGGGCAAGGATTTCATCCTGCTGTCCGGCGACGACAGCACCGCGCTGGGCTTCAATGCCCATGGTGGACACGGCTGCATCTCGGTCACGGCCAACGTCGCTCCGCGCCTTTGTTCGCAGATGCAGGAGCTTTCGCTGGCCGGTGACTTCATTGCCGCCCGCGAGATCAACGACAAGCTGGCTTATCTCCACAAGGATCTCTTCATGGAGCCCAATCCTTCGCCAGCCAAGTATGTCGCCAACCGCCTCAATCTTTGCGCCAACGAGATGCGACTGCCGCTCGTCCCGGTCAGCAAGCCCACGGCCGACGCCATGGACTTTGCAATGCGCCACGCCGGCCTTATCTAA
- a CDS encoding RelA/SpoT family protein: MMRQYELVERVQAYNPNADEQLLNKAYVYAMQKHGSQKRASGDPYFNHPLEVAAILTELKLDDASIAVGLLHDTIEDTDATRAEIDQLFGGEIGTIVDGLTKIERLNLVSREEAQAENLRKLLLAISQDVRVLLVKLADRLHNMRTLQFMAPEKQRRIAQETMDIYAPLAGRMGMQDMRNELEDLSFRILQPDHYEAITARLDQMQADNRETIDTITAELSERLAEAGITARVKARVKSPYSIFSKIERKSIALEQLSDMIGFRVVVQSEEECYRTVGLVHMTWKVVPGRFKDYISVPKHNDYQSIHTTIVGPSRQRVELQIRTEAMDRVAEFGIAAHALYKDGASANLGRIEMESHAYGSLRQTISHLTSGISTEDFLEYTKLELFQDQVFCFTPRGRLIALPRGATPIDFAYALHTDIGDTCVGAKINGLILPLVTQLRSGDEVEILRDQNHRPPSNWIGIAATGKARAAIRRAVRQAAAQRAYALGEHVLNMMLEREGVMLDESEAKVLAEVLEQQNKRDLLISVGEGKIGSEPLSAALAQVKGLRKRRRKLDLPVADTADGWFALRGSDQFRFRVPGGQRSGPQAKAALAQLDFHTPVTVSGEGIVPGDRLVGILETHNPLTVYPIHSDALIAKHDSDVAWVDVRWNIGRSEEKLYPTVISMESVNRPGSLAQISSAIAACDANINNLVMRMISPDFHQMIFEIEVRDLAQLTDVLATLKRSPGLSAVQRAGIRESGMISTLEWDGSVDRSARDA; encoded by the coding sequence ATGATGCGTCAGTACGAGCTTGTCGAACGCGTTCAGGCCTATAACCCGAACGCCGACGAGCAATTGTTGAACAAGGCCTATGTCTACGCCATGCAAAAGCATGGCTCGCAGAAGCGCGCCTCGGGCGACCCCTACTTCAATCATCCGCTCGAAGTGGCGGCCATCCTCACCGAGCTCAAGCTCGATGACGCATCCATTGCGGTTGGTCTCCTGCACGACACCATCGAGGATACCGACGCCACGCGGGCCGAGATCGACCAGCTCTTTGGCGGCGAGATCGGCACTATCGTCGATGGCCTGACCAAGATCGAGCGCCTCAATCTGGTCAGCCGCGAGGAAGCCCAGGCGGAAAACCTGCGCAAGCTGCTGCTCGCCATCAGCCAGGACGTTCGCGTGCTTTTGGTCAAGCTCGCTGATCGCCTGCACAACATGCGTACCCTGCAGTTCATGGCGCCTGAAAAGCAGCGCCGTATCGCCCAGGAAACCATGGATATCTATGCGCCGCTCGCTGGCCGCATGGGTATGCAGGACATGCGAAACGAGCTCGAGGATCTCAGCTTCAGAATCCTGCAGCCCGATCACTACGAGGCCATAACCGCCCGTCTCGATCAGATGCAGGCCGACAATCGCGAGACCATCGATACCATTACCGCCGAGTTGAGCGAGCGCCTGGCCGAAGCCGGTATCACCGCGCGGGTCAAGGCGCGCGTGAAGTCACCCTATTCGATTTTCTCCAAGATCGAGCGCAAGTCGATTGCGCTCGAACAGCTGTCGGACATGATCGGTTTCCGCGTCGTCGTGCAGTCCGAGGAGGAGTGCTACCGCACGGTCGGTCTTGTTCATATGACCTGGAAAGTCGTGCCTGGCCGGTTCAAGGACTATATCTCGGTCCCCAAGCACAATGACTACCAGTCCATCCACACCACCATCGTCGGCCCGAGCCGCCAGCGCGTGGAACTGCAGATCCGCACCGAGGCCATGGATCGCGTGGCCGAATTCGGCATCGCCGCGCATGCCCTCTACAAGGATGGCGCGTCGGCCAATCTTGGCCGCATCGAGATGGAATCGCATGCCTATGGCTCGTTGCGCCAGACCATCAGCCATCTGACGTCGGGCATTTCGACCGAGGACTTCCTCGAATACACCAAGCTCGAGCTGTTCCAGGATCAGGTGTTCTGCTTCACCCCCCGTGGGCGGCTCATTGCCTTGCCCCGTGGCGCGACGCCCATCGATTTTGCCTATGCCCTCCATACCGATATCGGCGACACCTGTGTCGGCGCCAAGATCAATGGCCTGATCCTGCCGCTGGTCACCCAGCTGCGCTCGGGCGACGAAGTCGAAATCCTGCGCGATCAGAACCACCGCCCGCCATCGAACTGGATCGGTATTGCCGCCACCGGCAAGGCGCGCGCTGCTATTCGCCGTGCCGTGCGCCAGGCCGCCGCCCAGCGTGCCTATGCATTGGGCGAGCACGTGCTCAACATGATGCTCGAGCGCGAAGGCGTAATGCTCGATGAGAGCGAGGCTAAGGTACTTGCCGAGGTCCTCGAACAGCAGAACAAGCGTGACCTGTTGATTTCGGTCGGCGAAGGCAAGATTGGGTCCGAGCCGCTGTCGGCCGCTCTTGCCCAGGTCAAGGGCCTCCGCAAGCGCCGTCGCAAGCTGGACCTGCCGGTGGCCGATACGGCGGACGGCTGGTTCGCCCTGCGCGGCTCCGACCAGTTCCGCTTCCGCGTGCCCGGCGGCCAGCGCTCCGGACCACAGGCCAAGGCGGCCCTGGCCCAGCTCGATTTCCATACGCCCGTTACCGTATCGGGGGAAGGGATCGTCCCGGGCGACCGCCTCGTGGGCATTCTCGAGACGCACAACCCGCTGACCGTCTATCCTATTCACTCGGATGCGCTGATCGCCAAGCACGACAGCGATGTCGCCTGGGTCGATGTGCGTTGGAACATCGGCCGGAGCGAGGAAAAGCTTTATCCCACGGTCATCTCGATGGAATCGGTCAATCGACCGGGATCGCTGGCGCAGATTTCCTCTGCCATCGCAGCGTGCGACGCCAACATCAACAATCTGGTCATGCGGATGATTTCGCCGGACTTCCACCAGATGATCTTTGAAATCGAAGTGCGCGACCTTGCGCAACTGACCGATGTTCTGGCAACGCTCAAGCGCAGTCCTGGCCTGTCCGCCGTCCAGCGGGCCGGTATCAGGGAGTCTGGAATGATCTCCACCCTCGAATGGGATGGCAGTGTCGATAGGAGTGCGCGCGATGCATAG
- the pyrE gene encoding orotate phosphoribosyltransferase, translating into MHRDEVLQVFRDCGAMLEGHFILSSGLRSPVFLQKARVFQYPAQTEKLCKALAEKIRAEIPGVTKVVSPAIGGIIPGYETSRHLGVPALYTERVDGQFELRRGFEISADDKVVVVEDIVSTGLSIRECVDALRKIGANVVAAACLIDRSGGEADVGVPLVKLIDFKVPAYPADQLPPELAAIPAIKPGSRGIQGVK; encoded by the coding sequence ATGCATAGGGACGAAGTACTGCAGGTTTTCCGCGATTGCGGCGCCATGCTTGAAGGACACTTCATTCTGTCCTCGGGTCTGCGTTCGCCGGTATTCCTGCAGAAGGCCCGCGTCTTTCAGTATCCTGCCCAGACCGAAAAGCTCTGCAAGGCGCTGGCGGAAAAGATCCGTGCCGAGATCCCCGGTGTCACCAAGGTGGTTTCACCCGCTATCGGTGGCATCATTCCCGGCTATGAAACATCCCGCCACCTCGGCGTTCCCGCACTCTACACCGAGCGTGTCGATGGTCAGTTCGAACTGCGCCGCGGCTTCGAAATCTCGGCCGACGACAAGGTCGTGGTCGTCGAAGACATCGTATCGACGGGCCTGTCGATCCGGGAGTGCGTCGATGCGCTGCGCAAGATTGGCGCCAATGTCGTGGCAGCCGCCTGCCTCATCGACCGCTCGGGCGGCGAGGCCGATGTCGGCGTGCCCTTGGTCAAGCTGATCGATTTCAAAGTGCCGGCCTATCCTGCCGATCAGTTGCCCCCCGAACTCGCCGCCATCCCCGCCATCAAGCCCGGCAGCCGCGGCATTCAGGGTGTGAAATAG
- the lepB gene encoding signal peptidase I, whose amino-acid sequence MSQPAEKPVKKSAANEWVETFVVIVEALLIAIVLRFFLYQPFSIPTASMQQTLMIGDYFVANKYVWGYGKHSFSLGRYGDFALLDFELPINNRIFGREPNRGDIAVFRPVPQTMEYIKRVVGLPGDTIQMRDGRLYINGTMVEREEVGKALDTDSNGDTREVTIYRETFPEGTTHLIQEIGDNLSLDNTPEYVVPAGHYFMMGDNRDRSADSRVLSQVGYVPAVNLIAKAEARFFSIKDNLPPWQVWQWPANVRWNRMFTSVYGDQPDTNLDAP is encoded by the coding sequence ATGAGCCAGCCTGCCGAAAAGCCTGTCAAGAAGTCCGCCGCCAACGAGTGGGTGGAAACCTTCGTGGTGATCGTCGAGGCGCTGCTCATCGCCATCGTCCTGCGCTTCTTCCTCTACCAGCCGTTTTCCATCCCCACGGCCTCCATGCAGCAGACGCTGATGATCGGCGACTACTTCGTCGCCAACAAATACGTCTGGGGCTATGGCAAGCATTCGTTCTCGCTGGGCCGCTACGGCGACTTCGCCCTGCTCGATTTCGAATTGCCCATCAACAACCGCATTTTCGGTCGCGAGCCCAATCGCGGCGACATCGCCGTGTTCCGCCCGGTGCCGCAGACCATGGAATACATCAAGCGCGTCGTCGGTCTGCCCGGCGACACCATCCAGATGCGCGACGGCCGTCTCTACATCAACGGCACGATGGTGGAGCGCGAGGAGGTCGGCAAGGCGCTCGACACCGACAGCAACGGCGACACCCGTGAAGTCACCATCTACCGTGAGACCTTCCCTGAAGGCACGACGCACCTGATCCAGGAAATCGGCGACAATCTCTCGCTCGACAATACGCCCGAATATGTCGTGCCCGCCGGCCACTACTTCATGATGGGCGATAACCGCGATCGCTCCGCCGACAGCCGCGTCCTCAGCCAGGTTGGTTACGTCCCTGCGGTGAACCTGATCGCCAAGGCCGAGGCCCGCTTCTTCTCCATCAAGGACAACCTGCCGCCCTGGCAGGTCTGGCAGTGGCCTGCCAATGTCCGCTGGAACCGCATGTTCACGTCGGTTTACGGCGATCAGCCGGATACCAATCTGGACGCGCCGTGA
- a CDS encoding OmpA family protein produces MIKDLLRWVAPGVLTVAGGTAVALAMTTPAMVETLEQQGRDAMHRAGAEWAHVSVTGRNVLLTGTTSSDAEKNAAVAELSLISGLAAVDETVTVAPLASPYRLNVAVEGGRVSLFGSVPNEELRQQLLRDHDVADADLQIRSGQPDEALWRNGVEFAFSQAAHVDDGYFELSGLTLNAVGRARSEKALGELDIALAALPAGISAGTIALEPMRVTPYTWRAEFDGNRIAISGHVPEEQVADRLRTADVSGIPVATGLSLASGAPDGFAEQTKLLVEQLARLEQGEARITDGVSLLVGVPPTVEVAQAVNDAMSGTNSIVQLSAPRVADYWVSINRQSGGALVFDGYVPDEPTRDAFADIAGADVSFLKYGGGAPGYYRSTVDLGLELLGHLSEGRFSLSGGTVSISGVALSPTDYRSATSLLSTGLPQGVTLASQEIQAPRAANYTFAVRRDAGGSVTLEGLLPDPALESALLTAAGARATSTVTFASGEPQNFAAAAEQAIAFIPWLRSGKIAFDGDVWTIEGEPNSAIDQGSIETEFAVRGLASSRWTLALTEAPQAPGFADPYLWSAERLPDGSFLFAGNVPAASLQAWLKVHVGTRVADTSRVANGAPPEFAQHVRAAVAALMALEEGRVVFDGDTWAVSGTAADAAARTAATELVASFATLDGAAISIPAAAPSLPYAWSATKTSAGVALEGAVPAESLQRFLAVRAGAEVEDRTEVRADAPDGFASDVLQAMDVLALLRDGRVAFDGNQWVASGNALAPGAIAAATEVLGTNAPAWRLTLSDPEAVESQTAVSPAEPTDAASQPPGVATVTEPTVSREEPVPAPVTPQTSAADLAQCRARLAELSAHNAILFQSGAAIIAASATAELDAFAQALLLCPDSMVDVEGHTDSDGDDQQNLALSVARAEAVVTALIERGVSGDRLYAIGYGESRPVADNATADGKRQNRRIVVSIRGADEEG; encoded by the coding sequence ATGATCAAGGACCTCCTCAGGTGGGTGGCGCCGGGTGTTTTGACAGTCGCCGGGGGCACCGCTGTCGCCCTGGCGATGACGACACCCGCAATGGTAGAGACGCTCGAGCAGCAGGGCAGGGATGCGATGCATCGCGCGGGCGCCGAATGGGCACATGTGTCCGTGACCGGACGCAACGTTCTCCTCACCGGCACCACCTCGTCCGACGCCGAAAAGAATGCTGCCGTCGCCGAGCTTTCGCTCATCTCGGGTCTCGCCGCCGTCGATGAGACGGTCACCGTCGCGCCCCTGGCGTCGCCGTATCGACTTAATGTAGCAGTAGAGGGTGGTCGCGTAAGCCTTTTTGGAAGCGTGCCGAACGAAGAACTGCGCCAGCAGCTCCTGCGCGATCACGATGTGGCAGATGCCGATCTTCAAATCCGATCCGGACAACCCGATGAAGCGCTCTGGCGCAATGGTGTCGAGTTTGCCTTTTCGCAGGCCGCTCACGTCGACGACGGGTATTTCGAACTGTCAGGCCTCACCCTCAATGCCGTTGGCCGGGCCCGGTCGGAAAAAGCGCTCGGCGAACTGGACATCGCCTTGGCTGCGCTGCCGGCAGGAATTTCTGCCGGGACTATCGCCCTCGAACCGATGCGCGTCACACCCTATACTTGGCGTGCCGAGTTCGACGGCAACCGCATCGCAATTTCGGGCCACGTTCCCGAAGAACAGGTCGCCGATCGCCTTCGGACGGCTGATGTTTCGGGCATTCCCGTTGCCACCGGCCTGTCGCTCGCCTCTGGCGCCCCGGATGGCTTTGCCGAACAGACAAAGCTGTTGGTAGAGCAGCTCGCGCGCCTCGAACAAGGCGAAGCCCGTATCACCGATGGCGTGAGCCTGCTGGTGGGCGTGCCGCCGACGGTCGAGGTCGCTCAGGCTGTCAACGACGCGATGTCGGGGACGAATTCAATTGTGCAACTGTCGGCGCCACGCGTCGCCGATTACTGGGTCAGCATCAATCGCCAATCCGGCGGCGCGCTCGTCTTCGATGGATATGTCCCCGATGAGCCAACCCGCGATGCCTTTGCGGACATAGCCGGCGCAGACGTCAGCTTCCTCAAGTATGGCGGCGGCGCGCCGGGCTACTACCGCTCGACCGTCGATCTGGGCCTCGAACTGCTTGGACACCTGTCCGAGGGGCGCTTCTCCTTGTCCGGCGGTACCGTGTCGATTTCGGGCGTCGCCCTGTCCCCCACGGACTACCGGTCGGCCACATCGCTGCTGTCGACGGGATTGCCTCAAGGCGTAACCCTGGCAAGTCAGGAAATCCAGGCGCCGCGGGCCGCAAACTACACCTTCGCCGTGCGTCGCGACGCAGGCGGATCGGTGACGCTCGAAGGCCTGCTACCCGACCCGGCGCTCGAGTCCGCGCTTCTGACCGCCGCCGGAGCGCGGGCCACATCCACCGTGACCTTTGCGTCAGGAGAACCGCAGAATTTTGCAGCGGCCGCCGAACAGGCAATCGCCTTCATCCCCTGGCTCCGCAGCGGCAAGATCGCTTTTGATGGGGACGTCTGGACTATCGAGGGAGAGCCGAATTCGGCCATCGACCAGGGGTCGATCGAGACCGAATTCGCCGTTCGCGGCCTGGCCAGCTCCCGCTGGACGCTGGCGTTGACGGAGGCGCCTCAAGCCCCCGGCTTTGCGGATCCGTATCTCTGGTCTGCCGAACGCCTGCCCGATGGCAGTTTCCTCTTCGCCGGCAATGTGCCGGCCGCTTCGCTACAGGCGTGGCTCAAGGTGCATGTCGGAACCCGCGTTGCCGATACAAGCCGCGTCGCCAATGGGGCGCCACCCGAGTTCGCCCAGCACGTTCGCGCCGCCGTAGCCGCGCTGATGGCGCTTGAAGAGGGCAGGGTGGTCTTCGATGGTGATACCTGGGCGGTGTCCGGCACCGCGGCTGATGCTGCGGCCCGTACCGCAGCGACCGAGCTTGTCGCCAGTTTCGCCACGCTGGACGGCGCCGCCATCAGTATCCCGGCGGCCGCTCCATCGCTCCCCTACGCCTGGTCGGCCACGAAAACGTCTGCTGGGGTCGCCCTCGAAGGCGCGGTTCCTGCCGAATCCCTCCAGCGGTTCCTCGCGGTCCGCGCCGGTGCCGAAGTCGAAGACCGAACCGAGGTGCGCGCTGACGCCCCCGACGGCTTTGCTTCCGATGTCTTGCAGGCCATGGACGTCCTGGCGCTGCTTCGGGATGGGCGCGTTGCTTTCGACGGCAATCAGTGGGTGGCCAGCGGCAATGCCCTCGCCCCCGGTGCCATCGCGGCAGCCACCGAAGTTCTCGGCACCAACGCGCCTGCCTGGCGCCTGACGCTCAGCGATCCTGAGGCCGTTGAATCGCAAACGGCTGTGTCGCCTGCCGAACCGACGGATGCGGCATCGCAACCGCCGGGGGTGGCGACGGTTACCGAACCCACGGTATCCCGCGAGGAACCCGTGCCAGCGCCCGTCACGCCCCAGACATCCGCTGCTGATCTTGCACAATGTCGCGCCCGTTTGGCCGAACTCTCGGCGCATAACGCCATCCTGTTCCAGTCGGGGGCCGCCATCATCGCTGCCAGCGCCACGGCCGAACTCGATGCCTTTGCCCAGGCCCTGTTGCTGTGTCCGGATAGCATGGTCGATGTCGAGGGCCACACCGACAGCGATGGCGACGATCAGCAAAATCTCGCCTTGTCCGTCGCGCGTGCCGAAGCCGTGGTGACAGCGCTCATCGAGCGCGGCGTCTCCGGCGACCGCCTCTACGCCATCGGGTATGGCGAAAGCCGCCCCGTGGCCGACAATGCCACGGCGGATGGCAAGCGGCAGAACCGGCGCATCGTCGTGTCCATTCGCGGCGCCGATGAAGAGGGGTAG